A window of the Butyricimonas faecalis genome harbors these coding sequences:
- a CDS encoding P-loop NTPase family protein produces the protein MRFLTVKTEVYMEIANEKKIAGLVQFLRKGRTMTGRFRLPMLEEQAYEYLLAAYIMEVQIRYRRFIYNGFVEEQLKQVANCLTANTAKFGIVLCGGCGNGKTTMLKALQNLVRRLEILKPNLSPNAGHSSDNYYSFTIVNAMQIVQIRKTDYNKFCKLAEADILGIDDIGTEPAEVQDYGNFIYPIKELLAMRYDAQLFTVFTTNLEPKEIRQRYGDRIADRLNEMMTKVVYRNLTYRTENAQMADSQG, from the coding sequence GTGAGATTTTTGACAGTAAAAACGGAGGTGTATATGGAAATAGCAAACGAAAAGAAAATCGCAGGACTTGTCCAGTTCCTGCGGAAGGGACGGACTATGACGGGGCGTTTTAGACTGCCTATGTTGGAGGAGCAGGCATACGAATATCTTCTGGCAGCATATATCATGGAAGTACAGATCCGCTATCGCAGGTTTATCTATAATGGTTTTGTTGAAGAGCAACTCAAACAGGTAGCCAATTGCCTGACTGCAAACACTGCAAAGTTCGGAATCGTTCTATGTGGCGGATGCGGCAACGGCAAGACCACTATGCTCAAGGCTTTGCAGAACCTTGTCAGACGATTGGAAATCCTCAAACCGAACCTATCGCCTAATGCTGGACATAGTTCTGATAACTACTATAGTTTTACCATTGTCAATGCCATGCAGATTGTGCAAATACGCAAGACGGATTATAATAAGTTTTGCAAATTGGCGGAAGCTGATATATTAGGTATAGACGATATTGGTACTGAACCTGCTGAAGTGCAGGACTACGGCAATTTCATTTATCCCATCAAGGAACTCTTGGCTATGCGGTATGACGCACAACTGTTCACGGTCTTCACCACAAACCTTGAGCCCAAGGAAATCCGTCAGCGATATGGTGACCGAATTGCCGACCGACTCAACGAGATGATGACAAAGGTGGTCTATCGTAATCTAACCTACCGGACGGAAAACGCACAGATGGCGGATAGTCAAGGATAG
- a CDS encoding tyrosine-type recombinase/integrase — protein MKVTAFIRETSAKNNITDQAHVYFRVRDGKTDIKAVSELSINPNHWSAERQGYKTRVALVAEAKRTAFDKAVQDLTALISAQYYHGADSRWLKGVIEEFHHPNINIRQGRKGDEYSLVYQCQQYAENHPMEKESIRHHEHNVRKLQHFERFQREIMRRRGYTMRLDAITADDLREFHKYLVNEAEYYEHYPQIFDDIEERFKPRQLTENSINTIFRRIRTVVNWCLKHNITTNDPFATFEMPKVLDSPPFYLTLEERDKVYYADLSNETPSTQVYRDIFMFHCLIGCRVGDLEKMTRANIVDGAVEYIAEKTKNHKPRTIRVPLNDKAKAILAKYADIETRLLPKINQNIYNRQIKKILKLLGIDRMVTVIDNKTREPIQKPICDIATSHTARKTFIGNLYKKVKDPNLVASLSGHTDGSRAFARYREIDNEMKRELVKLID, from the coding sequence ATGAAAGTAACAGCATTCATCCGAGAAACCTCGGCAAAGAACAACATAACCGACCAGGCGCACGTTTATTTCCGTGTGCGTGACGGCAAGACTGACATCAAGGCTGTCAGCGAGTTATCCATCAATCCTAATCATTGGAGCGCGGAACGGCAGGGTTACAAGACACGTGTGGCTCTTGTAGCGGAGGCAAAGCGTACGGCATTCGACAAAGCCGTGCAGGACTTGACAGCGCTTATATCCGCACAATATTATCATGGAGCGGACAGCCGTTGGCTAAAAGGTGTTATCGAGGAGTTTCATCATCCTAACATCAACATCCGCCAAGGCAGAAAAGGTGACGAATACAGTCTTGTGTATCAATGCCAGCAGTATGCCGAGAACCACCCAATGGAAAAGGAATCTATAAGGCATCATGAGCATAACGTACGTAAGTTGCAGCACTTCGAGCGTTTCCAAAGGGAAATTATGCGTAGACGAGGTTACACCATGCGACTTGATGCCATAACAGCCGATGACTTGCGTGAGTTTCATAAATATCTGGTAAACGAGGCTGAATATTATGAGCATTACCCTCAAATCTTCGATGACATAGAGGAGCGTTTCAAACCACGCCAACTAACGGAAAATTCCATCAATACTATATTCAGAAGAATACGCACGGTTGTGAACTGGTGTTTGAAGCATAATATCACGACAAACGACCCTTTCGCCACCTTTGAGATGCCTAAGGTACTGGACAGCCCTCCATTTTATCTTACACTTGAAGAGCGTGACAAAGTCTACTATGCCGACCTCAGTAACGAAACGCCATCCACACAAGTATATCGTGACATATTCATGTTTCATTGTCTCATCGGCTGCCGTGTGGGAGACCTTGAAAAGATGACACGTGCCAACATCGTTGATGGTGCTGTGGAATACATTGCTGAAAAGACAAAGAACCACAAACCACGCACCATCCGAGTACCGCTCAATGATAAGGCGAAAGCGATTCTCGCTAAATATGCAGACATTGAAACAAGGTTGTTGCCAAAGATAAATCAGAACATATACAACCGTCAGATTAAGAAAATTCTGAAACTGCTCGGCATTGACCGCATGGTGACTGTTATTGACAACAAGACTCGTGAGCCTATACAGAAACCAATCTGTGATATTGCGACAAGCCACACAGCAAGAAAGACGTTCATCGGCAACCTATACAAGAAGGTGAAAGATCCAAATCTTGTTGCATCTCTTTCGGGACACACAGATGGCAGTCGAGCTTTTGCACGTTACAGAGAAATCGACAACGAGATGAAACGCGAGCTGGTGAAATTGATAGACTGA
- a CDS encoding helix-turn-helix domain-containing protein: MVDIMSLTKMGGQVALTVTPEDLHHFANALLAQSRKEWEEQAASARKEESEETFLTTEEVCKIFNVCPATLWQWHRTGYLQHIKFGNKNMYPASTVKAITHARSMNETVVGYCKRKSKVDKNLPNAYDNDSKENV; the protein is encoded by the coding sequence ATGGTTGACATCATGTCATTGACAAAGATGGGAGGACAAGTAGCACTAACCGTTACTCCCGAAGACCTTCACCATTTTGCAAATGCTCTCTTGGCGCAGTCACGCAAGGAATGGGAGGAACAAGCTGCGTCTGCTCGCAAGGAAGAATCTGAGGAAACATTTCTTACAACAGAGGAGGTCTGCAAGATTTTCAATGTATGTCCTGCTACCCTATGGCAGTGGCATCGCACAGGCTACTTGCAACACATCAAGTTTGGCAACAAGAACATGTACCCTGCCTCGACAGTCAAAGCCATTACACACGCTCGCTCCATGAACGAAACAGTTGTAGGCTATTGCAAACGGAAGAGTAAAGTGGACAAGAACTTGCCTAATGCTTACGACAACGATAGTAAAGAGAACGTATGA
- a CDS encoding glycosyltransferase family 2 protein — protein sequence MTWYKKYLSVYEQPLQEAPQEIIREIKTKIEKLQSDTPLVSVVIIAYNEEKHLLANLWSLSDSECQYPMEIIGVDNDSSDKTAEIFKMTGVPYYTEYEHSCGYARRCGLNHARGKYYICIDSDTMYPKKYIETLVKTLEKPDTVAVSSLWSYIPDKQHPWLAVKIYEFLRDLHLLLQSFKRPELSVRGLVFAYRIEHGRQVGYRVEIKRGEDGSMAFALKKYGKIRFIRSRKARAVTGYGTVGANGSFFNSFKIRALKALKNAGNLFTKKEEYKDEESNLIDKPRH from the coding sequence ATGACCTGGTACAAAAAATATCTTTCAGTATATGAACAACCATTACAGGAAGCACCGCAAGAAATTATTCGTGAAATAAAAACAAAGATTGAAAAACTACAAAGTGATACACCTTTAGTTTCAGTAGTCATTATCGCGTACAATGAAGAAAAACATCTGCTTGCAAATCTTTGGTCGCTAAGTGATAGCGAATGTCAATACCCGATGGAGATTATTGGCGTGGATAATGACTCTTCCGACAAAACAGCCGAAATCTTCAAAATGACCGGAGTTCCTTATTACACGGAATATGAACATAGTTGCGGATATGCCCGCCGTTGCGGTTTAAACCATGCCCGAGGGAAATATTATATTTGCATTGATTCTGACACCATGTATCCCAAAAAGTACATTGAAACACTTGTCAAAACGCTAGAAAAACCCGATACCGTTGCCGTTTCCTCGCTTTGGAGTTATATTCCGGATAAACAACATCCTTGGCTAGCCGTAAAAATCTACGAATTTTTACGGGATCTCCATTTACTCTTGCAATCTTTCAAACGCCCGGAACTCAGCGTGAGAGGACTCGTATTTGCTTACCGAATCGAACACGGTCGTCAAGTCGGTTATCGAGTAGAAATCAAACGCGGTGAAGACGGCTCCATGGCATTTGCACTGAAGAAATATGGCAAAATTCGTTTTATCCGCTCGCGTAAAGCCCGTGCTGTCACGGGGTATGGCACGGTAGGTGCAAACGGTTCATTTTTTAATAGTTTTAAAATAAGAGCCTTGAAAGCATTAAAAAATGCAGGAAACCTGTTTACCAAAAAAGAAGAATACAAAGACGAGGAATCCAATTTAATAGATAAACCTCGGCATTAA
- a CDS encoding helix-turn-helix domain-containing protein → MTYIEHMNQLWRSALLSPMPASEIALFAYLVNESNKRYWQMPFACSTTRICEDLRLSRQTVITARKHLSERKLIAFTEGKSRHLPSNYTLLEWTDNLTVGLTDNLTHGLTQDLTHIKDKDKHQSKDSFIKGRCEIFDSKNGGVYGNSKRKENRRTCPVPAEGTDYDGAF, encoded by the coding sequence ATGACGTATATCGAACACATGAACCAGCTTTGGCGTTCTGCTTTGTTGTCGCCAATGCCAGCGAGTGAGATAGCCTTGTTTGCCTACCTTGTGAACGAGAGCAACAAGCGGTATTGGCAAATGCCGTTTGCGTGCTCCACAACAAGAATATGTGAAGACTTGCGCCTTTCAAGGCAAACTGTCATCACGGCACGGAAGCATCTATCCGAGCGCAAACTTATCGCTTTTACAGAAGGCAAATCCCGCCATCTACCGTCCAATTACACACTGCTTGAATGGACAGATAACTTGACAGTAGGCTTGACGGATAACTTGACGCATGGTTTGACACAGGACTTGACACATATTAAAGATAAAGACAAACACCAAAGCAAAGATTCTTTTATAAAGGGAAGATGTGAGATTTTTGACAGTAAAAACGGAGGTGTATATGGAAATAGCAAACGAAAAGAAAATCGCAGGACTTGTCCAGTTCCTGCGGAAGGGACGGACTATGACGGGGCGTTTTAG
- a CDS encoding endonuclease/exonuclease/phosphatase family protein has product MAALRFFFYLLMKPATLGMAFLGIAGIFAPSTNPNSWWLPALSGLFMPAIIFANLYLLIFWAICKKWWIILPCVTIICNYNYFTGTFQSPWKKDILYTQENDITIASYNVNGFSWIARNVQYDIKKIVEENHIDILCIQEHCEKTNLDSVAIQQEFGLPHRRVYFNKQTTWANFGISIYSRYPIIRYGEINFNSEKNNGMWADILVREDTIRVFNNHLQTTNVSMNSKKYKAYKSVKDWKGQARTLVNIVEQLKDNFIIRANQAMQIRKIIDTTRYPIIVCGDFNDTPVSFAYNHIAGNNLTDGFRDRGKGYGYSFNGMKGLLRIDFISYDKSFTGLEYDSPRLPWSDHNPIIMTVKLKHSI; this is encoded by the coding sequence ATGGCTGCACTAAGGTTTTTCTTTTATCTATTAATGAAACCTGCAACCTTAGGAATGGCATTCTTGGGTATAGCCGGCATATTTGCACCGTCCACCAATCCTAACAGTTGGTGGTTACCGGCATTATCCGGATTATTCATGCCTGCAATCATTTTTGCAAACTTATACCTTCTTATTTTTTGGGCCATTTGCAAAAAATGGTGGATCATACTTCCATGCGTTACAATTATTTGCAATTACAACTATTTCACCGGAACATTCCAATCTCCCTGGAAAAAAGACATTCTTTACACGCAAGAAAATGACATAACAATTGCCAGTTACAACGTGAATGGATTTTCCTGGATTGCACGTAACGTTCAATATGATATAAAAAAGATTGTCGAGGAAAATCATATTGACATCCTGTGTATCCAAGAACATTGTGAAAAAACAAATTTGGATAGCGTCGCCATACAACAAGAATTTGGATTACCACATCGCCGCGTGTATTTTAACAAACAAACAACATGGGCTAATTTTGGCATCAGCATATACAGTCGTTATCCCATAATCCGATATGGTGAAATCAATTTCAATTCCGAAAAAAACAATGGCATGTGGGCGGACATCTTGGTTCGAGAAGACACCATCCGTGTATTCAACAACCACTTACAAACAACAAATGTCAGTATGAACAGTAAAAAATACAAAGCCTACAAAAGCGTTAAAGATTGGAAAGGCCAAGCCCGTACGCTCGTGAACATCGTGGAACAACTAAAAGATAACTTTATCATTCGTGCCAATCAAGCCATGCAAATTCGAAAAATCATTGACACGACACGTTACCCCATCATCGTATGCGGAGATTTTAACGACACCCCCGTGTCCTTTGCCTACAATCATATTGCAGGAAATAACTTAACAGACGGTTTCCGAGATCGAGGAAAAGGATACGGGTATTCATTCAACGGGATGAAAGGATTGTTACGAATAGACTTTATAAGTTACGACAAATCCTTCACGGGATTAGAGTACGATTCCCCCCGCCTTCCGTGGAGTGACCACAACCCGATTATCATGACAGTGAAATTAAAGCATTCGATCTAA
- a CDS encoding DUF6088 family protein — MVQTSSQSTVNKIEMRLRGKGRGSIVFQQDYADCGTPSAVKSTFHRMYTDGMLVRLAHGIYYYPKEDKEYGLGIIYPSVEDIAQAIAKRDKAKIVPMGAYALNRLGLSTQMPMNVVFLTNGAPRRIKIGNGRGILFKHSSSGKNFAYKSELMMLVVTAMRAIGENKITDEERNVLVEHAKNVNDNDFNHDIKLAPAWVRKILIAR; from the coding sequence ATGGTACAGACATCAAGCCAAAGCACTGTAAACAAGATAGAAATGAGGCTTAGAGGAAAAGGACGTGGTTCGATAGTCTTTCAACAAGACTATGCAGACTGCGGAACACCATCAGCCGTGAAGTCAACATTCCATCGGATGTACACTGACGGAATGTTGGTGCGGTTGGCTCATGGCATTTATTATTACCCAAAAGAGGACAAGGAATATGGACTTGGCATTATCTATCCATCTGTTGAAGACATTGCCCAGGCTATAGCCAAACGAGACAAGGCGAAGATTGTACCTATGGGAGCTTATGCATTGAATCGTCTCGGATTGTCCACGCAGATGCCCATGAATGTCGTGTTCCTGACCAACGGCGCACCACGTAGGATAAAGATCGGAAATGGGCGTGGCATCCTGTTCAAGCATTCTTCTTCGGGCAAGAACTTTGCCTATAAATCAGAGCTGATGATGCTTGTTGTAACAGCCATGCGCGCCATAGGCGAGAACAAAATAACCGACGAGGAACGCAACGTGCTTGTCGAGCACGCAAAGAATGTAAACGACAACGATTTCAATCATGATATAAAACTTGCCCCTGCATGGGTGCGCAAAATACTAATTGCACGATGA
- a CDS encoding site-specific integrase: MKITIITKECKTKDKDAPAKANLCFRLRDKNVDLKVRSDIEVMLDYWDNDALSYRRTKKLPSDEQKKVKFLVQTITTALSEQYNSATADVAWMKNVIDECVNPTSRSTETLTTVVSRMEQYIAEHPMSPKSALVYKPTIKKLQRYEAYKREVEGEEGFTLYCETIRPEDYLDFREYVINEYIHYNDYPEFYEQFSLDMHPPKQMSSTQIIGIMHHLRIVGHWCIKMGFTTNRSCDAFTIPASVQGTPFYLTIEERDKVYNTNLHNKPELEVYRDLFIFQSMVGCRVGDMFSFTKDNIVGDILQYLPHKTMRKRSQTVSVPLTTKAMEILKRYDGKQEKLLPTKQVYQYNEGIRAVLRECGINRKVTILDTITGKEVQKPICDVATSHMARRNFIGNLYKKVKDPELVSSMTGHVNGSRAFARYREIDEETKVNLVNLIN, translated from the coding sequence ATGAAGATTACCATCATCACAAAGGAATGCAAGACTAAAGACAAAGACGCTCCTGCAAAAGCCAATCTTTGTTTTCGACTCCGAGATAAGAATGTTGACCTCAAAGTCCGTTCCGACATTGAGGTTATGCTTGACTATTGGGACAATGATGCACTTTCCTATCGAAGGACAAAGAAATTACCATCTGACGAGCAGAAGAAAGTCAAGTTTTTGGTGCAGACCATTACAACGGCTCTTAGCGAGCAGTATAACTCTGCGACTGCTGATGTTGCATGGATGAAGAATGTGATTGATGAATGTGTCAATCCAACTTCAAGGTCAACAGAGACATTGACTACAGTTGTTTCGAGAATGGAACAATACATTGCGGAACATCCCATGAGTCCGAAATCAGCACTCGTTTATAAACCAACCATCAAGAAGCTTCAACGCTATGAAGCCTACAAGAGGGAAGTAGAAGGAGAGGAAGGCTTCACGCTCTATTGCGAGACTATCCGTCCCGAAGACTACCTTGATTTTAGAGAGTATGTCATAAACGAATATATTCATTACAATGACTACCCTGAGTTTTACGAACAGTTCAGCCTTGACATGCACCCTCCCAAGCAGATGTCAAGCACACAGATTATAGGTATCATGCATCATCTGCGTATTGTTGGGCATTGGTGCATCAAGATGGGGTTCACAACAAACCGCTCATGCGATGCGTTCACTATTCCTGCATCGGTACAAGGCACACCTTTTTATCTGACGATAGAAGAACGTGACAAGGTTTACAATACAAACCTACATAACAAGCCAGAGTTAGAAGTGTATCGTGACTTGTTCATCTTCCAATCAATGGTGGGTTGTAGAGTCGGAGACATGTTCTCTTTTACCAAAGACAATATAGTCGGTGACATATTGCAGTATCTTCCACACAAGACCATGCGCAAACGGTCGCAGACCGTGAGCGTCCCGCTTACCACAAAGGCTATGGAAATATTAAAACGTTACGATGGCAAGCAAGAAAAGCTTCTGCCGACAAAGCAAGTGTATCAATACAACGAGGGCATCCGTGCCGTGCTTCGAGAATGTGGCATTAACAGAAAGGTTACTATCCTTGACACCATCACAGGAAAGGAGGTTCAGAAGCCAATATGTGATGTTGCTACAAGCCACATGGCAAGACGCAACTTTATCGGCAACCTATACAAGAAAGTGAAAGACCCCGAGCTTGTGAGTTCCATGACAGGACATGTAAACGGAAGCAGAGCTTTCGCCAGATACAGAGAGATTGATGAGGAAACGAAAGTAAATCTTGTCAACCTCATCAACTAA
- a CDS encoding nucleotidyl transferase AbiEii/AbiGii toxin family protein, with protein MKFIDIPEDRQREAINTVALQTGLPPSSIEKDWWVTQVLKALHTLPYAEHIAFKGGTSLSKCWNLIARFSEDVDIALSREFLGFSGELSKTQISDRLRRAACSFVREKMQHDVRKALVDLGIRADAFSVDVVITPVTTTDPEVITITYHSLYEVSPYIKNTVKIEISGRSMMEPIEKKAINAAIDAHFSKAPFAEKPFEVNAVIPERTFLEKVFLLHEEFRKSEVRVERMSRHIYDLAMMMDSENKIADRAIHNEALYKAVLEHRRKFIGLKGFNYDELYPATLCIVPNEDIARLWQDDYKFMCEHMIFGQVPSFDELISKLSMLNEQIRQLNYRKA; from the coding sequence ATGAAATTCATAGACATACCAGAAGATAGACAACGTGAAGCTATCAATACCGTGGCATTGCAGACCGGATTACCGCCGTCAAGTATCGAAAAGGACTGGTGGGTAACGCAGGTGTTGAAAGCCCTTCATACTTTGCCATATGCAGAACATATTGCTTTCAAAGGAGGTACAAGTCTCAGCAAATGTTGGAACTTGATTGCCAGATTCTCCGAAGACGTGGATATTGCACTTAGCCGAGAATTCCTTGGCTTTAGCGGTGAATTATCGAAAACTCAAATCAGCGACAGACTACGTCGCGCCGCCTGTTCTTTCGTAAGAGAGAAGATGCAGCATGATGTAAGGAAAGCTTTAGTGGATTTGGGCATACGGGCAGATGCCTTTAGTGTGGATGTTGTAATCACACCAGTCACGACAACAGACCCAGAAGTGATAACAATAACCTATCATAGTTTGTATGAAGTATCACCATATATCAAGAATACGGTAAAGATAGAAATCAGCGGCAGATCGATGATGGAGCCTATTGAGAAAAAAGCAATCAACGCTGCTATTGACGCCCATTTCAGCAAAGCTCCATTTGCAGAAAAGCCATTTGAGGTGAACGCTGTCATCCCCGAGCGTACTTTCCTTGAAAAGGTTTTCCTGCTGCATGAAGAGTTCAGGAAGAGCGAGGTCAGAGTGGAGCGTATGTCTCGCCATATATATGATTTGGCAATGATGATGGATTCTGAAAACAAAATTGCTGACCGTGCAATCCACAACGAAGCCCTGTATAAGGCGGTACTTGAACATCGCAGAAAGTTCATCGGACTTAAGGGCTTCAACTATGATGAGCTATATCCTGCCACATTATGTATCGTGCCCAACGAGGATATTGCAAGACTATGGCAAGATGACTATAAGTTCATGTGTGAGCACATGATTTTCGGACAGGTGCCTTCTTTTGATGAACTGATAAGCAAGTTGTCAATGCTCAACGAGCAAATTAGACAGTTAAATTACCGAAAGGCATGA